The following are encoded in a window of Variovorax paradoxus genomic DNA:
- a CDS encoding DJ-1/PfpI family protein: MTPLRVRILAYDGVEALDFAGPFEVFTTAARVHQRLNAGAPAPFEVASVAHTRAGEPVQARAGLRLLADHTLAGAAAAADVLIIPGGVVDAPMASPDTLRWIAQRAAHAQLVASVCTGVFLLAQAGVVTREAVTTHWEDLVDLRAQFPQLDVREGVRWVDTGRIVSSAGISAGIDMSLHLVERLAGRDLAERTARQMDYAWTRNETPSA; encoded by the coding sequence GTGCGCATCCTGGCCTACGACGGCGTCGAGGCGCTGGACTTTGCCGGCCCCTTCGAGGTCTTCACCACCGCCGCGCGCGTCCACCAGCGTCTGAACGCCGGCGCCCCCGCGCCCTTCGAGGTCGCCTCGGTCGCCCACACCCGCGCCGGAGAGCCGGTGCAGGCGCGTGCCGGCCTGCGGCTGCTCGCCGACCACACGCTGGCCGGCGCCGCCGCAGCCGCCGACGTGCTGATCATCCCTGGCGGCGTGGTCGATGCGCCGATGGCAAGCCCCGACACCCTGCGCTGGATCGCGCAGCGCGCGGCCCACGCGCAGCTCGTCGCCTCGGTCTGCACCGGCGTCTTCCTGCTCGCACAAGCTGGCGTGGTGACGCGCGAAGCGGTCACCACGCACTGGGAAGACCTCGTTGACCTGCGCGCGCAGTTTCCACAGCTCGACGTGCGCGAAGGCGTGCGCTGGGTCGACACCGGTCGCATCGTCAGCTCGGCGGGCATCAGCGCGGGTATCGACATGAGCCTGCACCTGGTCGAGCGCCTGGCCGGACGCGACTTGGCCGAGCGCACGGCGCGCCAGATGGACTACGCATGGACCCGCAACGAGACCCCATCCGCGTAG
- a CDS encoding RNA polymerase sigma factor: MSDDRGPAAIHRAIEAVWRIESAKIIATLARKVRDVGLAEELAQDALVAALEQWPVEGLPDNPAAWLTQVAKHRALDRLRHVQLAERKAPEIGRELDALHAMAQADFVQAVDAALDDDIGDDLLRLVFTACHPVLSTEARVALTLRLMGGLTTDEIARAFLVPEATVAQRIVRAKRTLAEARVPFEVPRRHELEARLASVLEVLYLIFNEGYSATAGDDWMRPTLCDEALRLGRIVAELVPGEAEVHGLVALMEIQASRTTARVGASGEPVLLLDQNRARWDQMLIRRGLSALARAESLGGALGPYALQAAIAACHARARTAGETDWARIAALYDALAVLSPSPIVELNRAVALSMAFGPAAGLEAVDALRDEPALKGYHLLPTVRGDLLFKLGRHDEARREFQRAASLTRNTREQALLRARADACLGKS; the protein is encoded by the coding sequence ATGAGCGACGACCGGGGCCCCGCCGCTATCCACCGCGCCATCGAGGCGGTCTGGCGCATCGAGTCTGCGAAGATCATCGCCACGCTCGCGCGCAAGGTGCGCGACGTGGGCCTGGCCGAAGAGTTGGCGCAGGACGCACTGGTGGCCGCGCTCGAGCAATGGCCCGTCGAGGGCCTGCCCGACAACCCCGCCGCCTGGCTCACGCAGGTGGCCAAGCACCGCGCCCTGGACCGCCTGCGCCACGTGCAGCTGGCCGAGCGCAAGGCGCCCGAGATCGGCCGCGAACTCGACGCGCTGCACGCCATGGCCCAAGCCGATTTCGTGCAGGCCGTGGATGCAGCGCTCGATGACGACATCGGCGACGACCTGCTGCGCCTCGTGTTCACCGCCTGCCACCCGGTGCTCTCGACCGAGGCGCGCGTGGCGCTCACCTTGCGGCTGATGGGCGGCCTCACGACCGACGAGATCGCGCGCGCCTTTCTCGTGCCCGAAGCCACCGTGGCGCAGCGCATCGTGCGCGCCAAGCGCACGCTGGCCGAGGCGCGCGTGCCCTTCGAGGTGCCACGCCGCCACGAGCTCGAAGCCCGGCTGGCCTCGGTGCTCGAGGTGCTCTACCTGATCTTCAACGAAGGCTATTCGGCCACCGCCGGCGACGACTGGATGCGCCCCACGCTGTGCGACGAGGCCCTGCGCCTGGGCCGCATCGTGGCCGAGCTGGTGCCCGGCGAAGCCGAGGTGCACGGGCTGGTCGCGCTGATGGAAATCCAGGCTTCGCGCACCACTGCGCGCGTTGGCGCGTCGGGCGAGCCGGTGCTGCTGCTCGATCAGAACCGCGCGCGCTGGGACCAGATGCTGATCCGCCGCGGCCTCTCGGCGCTGGCGCGTGCCGAATCGCTGGGTGGCGCGCTCGGCCCCTACGCGTTGCAGGCCGCCATTGCTGCCTGCCACGCCCGCGCACGCACCGCAGGCGAGACCGACTGGGCGCGCATCGCGGCGCTGTACGACGCGCTGGCCGTGCTGTCGCCATCACCCATCGTCGAGCTGAACCGCGCGGTCGCGCTGTCGATGGCCTTCGGGCCGGCGGCCGGGCTGGAGGCGGTCGATGCGCTGAGGGACGAGCCCGCGCTGAAGGGCTACCACCTGCTGCCGACCGTGCGCGGCGACCTGCTCTTCAAGCTCGGTCGCCACGACGAGGCACGCCGGGAGTTCCAGCGCGCCGCCTCGCTCACGCGCAACACGCGCGAGCAGGCGCTTCTGCGGGCGCGCGCCGACGCCTGTCTCGGCAAATCCTAG
- a CDS encoding DUF3579 domain-containing protein gives MISPNAKEIFIQGITHDGRSFRPSDWAERLAGVMCSFRPGGAYPGSHLSYSPWCIPTTINGVKCVVVNRALRDAEPMAWDFCVNFAKDNNLQVAEACLVPDPADTPPPPKKT, from the coding sequence ATGATTTCCCCCAACGCCAAAGAAATCTTCATCCAGGGCATCACCCACGATGGCCGCAGTTTTCGCCCCAGCGACTGGGCCGAACGCCTCGCCGGCGTCATGTGCTCCTTCCGCCCCGGCGGCGCCTACCCGGGCAGCCACCTGAGCTACTCGCCCTGGTGCATTCCCACGACCATCAACGGCGTGAAATGCGTGGTGGTGAACCGTGCCCTGCGCGACGCCGAACCCATGGCCTGGGACTTCTGCGTGAACTTCGCGAAAGACAACAACCTCCAAGTGGCCGAGGCCTGCCTGGTGCCCGATCCGGCGGACACGCCGCCCCCTCCCAAAAAGACCTGA
- a CDS encoding GlxA family transcriptional regulator: MDPQRDPIRVVFVLLPDSLVLDWAGPAEALRIANQRLRAAGQPERFVIEFAGPRPSMKGSVGVALSGLAPLPTQWDGPGWVVLVGLPGDTIATDSPEAQDLLHWLRGQRFTRGGVELVTVCAGALLAAHAGALAGRRVTTHHHHLDELRAVEPRCEVVSNRVFVLDPPVYSSAGVTTGIDLMLHRIADTCGEALAAQVAQTMVVALRRGPHDPELSPFLAYRNHLHAALHRVQDAVSEQPQADWSVPRMAEVAHTSARHLTRLFVEHAGVAPLAYLRRLRLAAAQLALASGASVTRAAELSGFGSDTQLRRAWHQFGLPGSPSAGSSASAG, encoded by the coding sequence ATGGACCCGCAACGAGACCCCATCCGCGTAGTTTTCGTGCTGCTGCCCGACAGCCTGGTGCTCGACTGGGCCGGGCCGGCCGAGGCGCTGCGCATTGCCAACCAGCGGCTGCGCGCGGCGGGCCAGCCCGAGCGTTTTGTCATCGAGTTCGCGGGGCCGCGGCCCAGCATGAAGGGCTCGGTCGGCGTTGCGCTGTCAGGGCTGGCGCCGCTGCCGACGCAGTGGGACGGCCCCGGCTGGGTGGTGCTGGTCGGCCTGCCGGGCGACACCATCGCGACCGACAGCCCCGAGGCACAGGACCTGCTGCACTGGCTTCGCGGCCAGCGCTTCACGCGCGGCGGCGTCGAGCTGGTCACGGTCTGCGCGGGCGCCCTGCTCGCAGCGCATGCGGGCGCGCTCGCGGGCCGGCGCGTCACCACGCACCACCATCACCTGGACGAACTGCGCGCCGTGGAGCCGCGCTGCGAGGTGGTGAGCAACCGCGTCTTCGTGCTCGACCCGCCGGTCTACAGCAGCGCGGGCGTCACGACGGGCATCGACCTGATGCTGCACCGCATCGCCGACACCTGCGGCGAGGCGCTGGCAGCCCAGGTGGCGCAAACGATGGTGGTGGCGCTGCGGCGCGGCCCGCATGACCCGGAGCTGTCGCCCTTTCTCGCCTACCGCAACCACCTGCACGCAGCGCTGCACCGGGTGCAGGACGCGGTCAGCGAACAGCCCCAGGCCGACTGGAGCGTGCCGCGCATGGCCGAGGTCGCCCACACGTCGGCGCGGCACTTGACGCGGCTCTTCGTCGAGCACGCGGGCGTGGCGCCGCTGGCCTACCTGCGCCGGCTGCGGCTGGCGGCCGCGCAACTGGCGCTGGCCTCGGGCGCCAGCGTGACGCGGGCGGCCGAGCTGTCGGGCTTCGGTTCGGACACGCAGTTGCGCCGCGCGTGGCATCAGTTCGGGTTGCCGGGGTCGCCTTCCGCAGGCAGCTCGGCCTCTGCCGGCTAG
- a CDS encoding YciI family protein: MRFMLLMIPHGYESAAPGTVPDDVERVGSMMAFNESLQKAGVLIGCEGLHPPSMGARVSFPGGKPKVVDGPFAEVKEVLGGYWLIDVASRAEAIEWASRCPGSENEVIEIRQVQEMEDFSPEVQDVASEFTSMQQTLKK; this comes from the coding sequence ATGCGATTCATGCTGCTGATGATTCCCCACGGCTACGAAAGCGCGGCGCCCGGCACCGTGCCCGACGACGTCGAACGCGTGGGGTCGATGATGGCTTTCAACGAGTCCCTGCAGAAGGCCGGCGTGCTGATCGGCTGCGAGGGCCTGCACCCGCCGTCGATGGGCGCGCGCGTGAGCTTTCCGGGCGGCAAGCCGAAGGTGGTCGACGGCCCCTTCGCCGAAGTCAAGGAAGTGCTGGGCGGTTATTGGCTGATCGATGTTGCCTCGCGCGCCGAAGCCATCGAATGGGCGAGCCGCTGCCCGGGCAGTGAGAACGAAGTCATCGAGATCCGCCAGGTGCAGGAGATGGAAGACTTCTCGCCCGAGGTGCAGGACGTGGCGAGCGAGTTCACGTCGATGCAGCAGACGCTGAAGAAGTGA
- a CDS encoding aspartate aminotransferase family protein, whose protein sequence is MSATAQQPTSPHVMNTYGRLPIALSHGQGCRVWDTTGKAYLDGLGGIAVNTLGHNHPELVPALQDQLTKLIHSSNYYHVTGQEQLATKLTELSGLTNAFFCCTGLEANEAALKLARKFGHDKGIERPEIVVYEAAFHGRSIATLSATGNPKVQAGFGPLVEGFIRVPLNDIEALKKATEGNPNVVAVFFETIQGEGGINPMRVDYLKQVRALCDERDWLMMIDEVQCGMGRTGKWFAHQWAGILPDVMPLAKGLGSGVPIGAVVAGPKAANIFGPGNHGTTFGGNPLAMRAGVETIRIMEEHKLLENAATVGAHLKAALEREIGGLTGVKEIRGQGLMLGIELDRPCGVILNRACDAGLLLSVTADKVIRLVPPLILSIAEADEIVAILAPIVKAFLSEPVAQ, encoded by the coding sequence ATGAGCGCCACCGCCCAGCAACCCACCTCGCCCCACGTCATGAACACCTACGGTCGCCTGCCGATCGCGCTGTCGCACGGCCAGGGCTGCCGAGTCTGGGACACCACGGGCAAGGCGTACCTCGACGGCCTGGGCGGCATTGCCGTCAACACGCTGGGCCACAACCACCCCGAGCTGGTGCCCGCGCTGCAGGACCAGCTGACCAAGCTGATCCACAGCTCCAACTACTACCACGTGACCGGACAGGAACAGCTCGCCACCAAGCTCACCGAGCTGTCGGGCCTGACCAACGCCTTCTTCTGCTGCACCGGCCTGGAAGCCAACGAAGCCGCCCTGAAGCTGGCCCGCAAGTTCGGCCATGACAAGGGCATCGAGCGCCCCGAAATCGTCGTCTACGAAGCGGCCTTCCACGGTCGCAGCATCGCCACGCTGTCGGCCACCGGCAATCCCAAGGTGCAGGCCGGTTTCGGCCCGCTGGTCGAAGGCTTCATCCGCGTGCCGCTGAACGACATCGAGGCGCTGAAGAAGGCCACCGAAGGCAACCCGAACGTGGTCGCCGTGTTCTTCGAAACCATCCAGGGCGAAGGCGGCATCAACCCGATGCGCGTCGACTACCTCAAGCAGGTGCGCGCCCTGTGCGACGAGCGCGACTGGCTCATGATGATCGACGAAGTGCAGTGCGGCATGGGCCGCACCGGCAAGTGGTTTGCGCACCAGTGGGCGGGCATCCTGCCCGACGTGATGCCGCTGGCCAAGGGCCTGGGCTCGGGCGTGCCGATCGGTGCCGTCGTCGCCGGCCCCAAGGCCGCCAACATCTTCGGCCCGGGCAACCACGGCACCACCTTCGGCGGCAATCCGCTGGCGATGCGCGCCGGTGTGGAAACCATCCGCATCATGGAAGAGCACAAGCTGCTCGAGAACGCCGCCACCGTGGGCGCACACCTGAAGGCCGCGCTGGAACGCGAAATCGGCGGCCTGACGGGCGTGAAAGAAATCCGCGGCCAGGGCCTGATGCTGGGCATCGAGCTCGACCGTCCCTGCGGCGTGATCCTGAACCGCGCCTGCGACGCCGGCCTGCTGCTGAGCGTCACGGCCGACAAGGTGATCCGCCTCGTGCCGCCGCTCATCCTGAGCATTGCCGAAGCCGACGAGATCGTTGCGATCCTCGCGCCGATCGTCAAAGCCTTCCTTTCGGAGCCCGTTGCGCAATGA
- a CDS encoding bleomycin resistance protein, whose product MTDTRTGVSAAPPDLGTLHEFHGVQPVLPVSDVSRAARWFSEVLGFEIDFIAGEPPSYARVKKGDRSYGDPVYLRLWQCGSREARPWRGEIVIHVGKDIDGLHAAYVKRGVTVIEPPTSQPWGLREFAIREPDGHVLRFCGYL is encoded by the coding sequence ATGACCGACACCCGCACCGGCGTGAGCGCGGCGCCGCCCGACCTGGGCACGCTGCACGAATTCCACGGCGTGCAGCCGGTGTTGCCGGTGTCCGACGTGTCGCGCGCCGCGCGCTGGTTTTCCGAGGTGCTGGGTTTCGAGATCGACTTCATCGCCGGCGAGCCGCCCAGCTACGCCCGCGTGAAGAAGGGCGACCGCAGCTACGGCGACCCCGTGTACCTGCGTCTGTGGCAATGCGGCAGCCGCGAAGCCCGGCCCTGGCGCGGCGAAATCGTGATCCACGTCGGCAAGGACATCGACGGCCTGCATGCCGCCTACGTGAAGCGCGGCGTGACCGTGATCGAACCGCCCACGTCCCAGCCCTGGGGCCTGCGCGAATTCGCGATCCGCGAACCCGATGGCCACGTGCTGCGGTTCTGCGGCTACCTCTGA
- a CDS encoding YciI family protein encodes MRFMVLVKASPDSEAGVMPSTELLTEMGRFNEELVKAGVLLAGEGLHPSSKGARVRCEGKNRTVIDGPFTETKELLAGFWLLQVKSKEEAIEWIKRSPFQEGEIEIRQVFEATDFGEAMTPELLAQEDRLRAESAAKAGR; translated from the coding sequence ATGCGATTCATGGTTCTGGTCAAGGCGAGCCCCGATTCCGAAGCCGGCGTGATGCCGAGCACCGAGCTGCTCACCGAGATGGGCCGGTTCAACGAAGAACTGGTCAAGGCCGGCGTGCTGCTGGCGGGCGAGGGGCTGCACCCGTCGTCCAAGGGTGCGCGCGTGCGCTGCGAAGGCAAGAATCGCACCGTCATCGACGGCCCCTTCACCGAGACCAAGGAGCTGCTCGCGGGCTTCTGGCTGCTGCAGGTCAAGTCGAAGGAAGAGGCCATCGAGTGGATCAAGCGCAGCCCGTTCCAGGAAGGCGAGATCGAGATCCGCCAAGTCTTCGAGGCCACCGATTTCGGCGAGGCCATGACGCCCGAGCTGCTGGCGCAGGAAGACCGCCTGCGCGCCGAGTCGGCCGCCAAGGCCGGCCGCTGA
- a CDS encoding formylglycine-generating enzyme family protein, whose product MTPRLVLLSLGIAFSLASGGVRADGPAVERNSLGMAFVRLPAGEFLMGSDEAPEALARDYPALPKERFTQLADEGPVHKVRITRAFWMGQHEVTVGQFRRFLEASGHVPESVADGTGGYGWRADYDPATTRRGDAFEGRDPRYSWRNPGFAQDDSHPVVNVSWNDAQALAAWLSQTEGRRYRLPTEAEWEYACRAGTRTRYSTGNDPATLRRGANVFDTRSATHWPRWRAMALAGDDGFAFTAPVGSFAPNAWGLYDMHGNAWEWVADWHGDEYYARAPVDDPQGPATGTVRVRRGGSWHTWAFYARSSFRNWNAPSTRYTLVGIRLVRED is encoded by the coding sequence ATGACACCACGCCTCGTCTTGTTGAGCCTGGGCATTGCATTCAGCCTCGCGTCCGGCGGCGTCCGGGCGGATGGCCCCGCAGTGGAACGAAACAGCCTGGGCATGGCCTTCGTGCGATTGCCGGCCGGCGAATTCCTCATGGGCAGCGACGAGGCGCCGGAGGCCCTGGCACGCGACTACCCCGCGTTGCCGAAGGAGCGCTTCACCCAGCTGGCCGACGAAGGGCCGGTGCACAAGGTGCGCATCACGCGCGCGTTCTGGATGGGGCAGCACGAGGTGACGGTGGGCCAGTTCCGGCGCTTCCTCGAAGCCTCGGGCCATGTGCCCGAATCGGTGGCCGACGGCACGGGCGGCTACGGCTGGCGTGCCGACTACGACCCCGCCACCACGCGGCGCGGCGACGCCTTCGAAGGCCGCGACCCACGCTACTCGTGGCGCAACCCGGGCTTCGCGCAAGACGACAGCCACCCCGTCGTCAACGTGAGCTGGAACGACGCGCAGGCGCTGGCCGCATGGCTGAGCCAGACGGAGGGCCGACGCTACCGCCTGCCGACCGAGGCCGAGTGGGAGTACGCCTGCCGCGCCGGCACGCGCACGCGCTACAGCACGGGGAACGATCCGGCCACGCTGCGGCGCGGAGCCAATGTGTTCGACACACGCAGCGCCACCCATTGGCCGCGCTGGCGCGCGATGGCGCTCGCGGGCGACGACGGTTTTGCCTTCACCGCCCCGGTCGGCAGCTTCGCGCCGAACGCCTGGGGCCTCTACGACATGCACGGCAATGCGTGGGAGTGGGTGGCCGACTGGCATGGCGACGAATACTACGCGCGCGCACCGGTCGACGACCCCCAAGGCCCGGCCACGGGCACCGTGCGCGTGCGCCGCGGGGGCTCCTGGCACACCTGGGCTTTCTACGCCCGCTCGTCCTTTCGCAACTGGAATGCGCCGAGCACGCGCTACACGCTGGTGGGCATCCGGCTGGTGCGGGAAGACTAG
- the rpsT gene encoding 30S ribosomal protein S20 has product MASAKPKKKNPRLASGRKRVRQDVKLNAANTSLRSKYRTAVKNVEKAVLAGDKTKASELFAKAQSIVDTVADKGIFHKNKAARDKSRLSAKVKALALAPEKAAA; this is encoded by the coding sequence ATGGCATCCGCCAAGCCCAAGAAGAAGAACCCCCGCCTCGCGTCGGGCCGCAAGCGCGTCCGCCAGGACGTCAAGCTCAACGCTGCGAACACCTCGCTGCGCTCCAAATACCGTACCGCTGTCAAGAACGTCGAAAAGGCTGTTCTGGCTGGCGACAAGACCAAGGCAAGCGAACTGTTCGCGAAGGCCCAGAGCATCGTCGACACCGTCGCCGACAAGGGCATCTTCCACAAGAACAAGGCAGCCCGCGACAAGAGCCGCCTGTCGGCCAAGGTCAAGGCCCTCGCCCTCGCGCCTGAAAAGGCCGCAGCCTGA
- the murJ gene encoding murein biosynthesis integral membrane protein MurJ: MSLFKSASTVSLLTLASRITGLVRDVLFASVFGVSALTDAFNVAFRIPNLFRRVFGEGAFSQAFVPVLAARKAEAGQEGARELVDHVATLLTWALVVLCVAGVAGAPLLVWAMASGLQGFDAAVVMTRWMFPYIGFMSLVALAGGILNTWRKFAVPAASPVLLNIALILSISVGAPLFRRYGIEPIYAQCVGVMVGGVLQLALQIPALRALGLMPRIGASFKALRTAWNDPTTRKVMKLMLPALLGVSVAQISLLINTQIASHLATGSVTWVTNADRLMEFPTAMLGVALGVVLMPQLAGARAAKDDARYSSLLDWGLRLVVLLAAPCAVALLLFAKPLVAVLFHNGAYTGEDVGRTTVALMGYGVGLVGLVAVKVLAPGYYAKHDTRTPMLIAVCVLVLTQVLNFFLVPLLQHAALTLTIGIGALVNALWLLIGLVRRGSYTPEPGWGKFALQVLLGTVVLAVLLAWGAHYFDWVGLRAQRLHRIGLLAALIAGAALLYFAVLTATGVRLRSFMRR; this comes from the coding sequence GTGTCCCTGTTCAAATCCGCCTCCACCGTCTCCCTGCTGACCCTCGCTTCGCGGATCACGGGCCTCGTGCGCGACGTGCTTTTTGCCTCGGTCTTCGGCGTCAGCGCACTCACCGACGCCTTCAACGTCGCCTTTCGCATCCCCAACCTGTTTCGCCGCGTGTTCGGCGAGGGCGCCTTCAGCCAGGCCTTCGTGCCGGTGCTGGCCGCGCGCAAGGCCGAGGCGGGGCAAGAGGGCGCCCGGGAGCTGGTCGACCACGTCGCCACGCTGCTGACCTGGGCCCTGGTGGTGCTGTGCGTGGCGGGCGTGGCCGGCGCGCCGCTGCTGGTCTGGGCCATGGCCAGCGGGCTGCAGGGCTTCGACGCCGCCGTGGTCATGACGCGCTGGATGTTCCCCTACATCGGCTTCATGTCGCTGGTGGCGCTGGCGGGTGGCATTCTCAACACCTGGCGCAAGTTCGCGGTGCCAGCGGCGTCGCCGGTGCTGCTCAACATTGCGCTGATCCTGTCGATCTCGGTCGGCGCGCCGCTGTTCCGCCGGTACGGCATCGAGCCGATCTATGCCCAGTGCGTGGGCGTGATGGTCGGTGGCGTGCTGCAGCTGGCCCTGCAGATTCCGGCGCTGCGCGCGCTGGGGCTCATGCCGCGCATCGGCGCCAGCTTCAAGGCGCTGCGCACCGCGTGGAACGATCCGACCACCCGCAAGGTCATGAAGCTCATGCTGCCGGCGCTGCTGGGCGTGAGCGTGGCGCAGATCTCGCTGCTCATCAACACGCAGATCGCCTCGCACCTGGCCACCGGCAGCGTGACCTGGGTCACCAACGCCGACCGGCTGATGGAATTTCCCACCGCCATGCTCGGCGTCGCGCTCGGCGTGGTGCTGATGCCGCAGCTCGCGGGCGCCCGCGCCGCAAAAGACGACGCGCGTTACTCGTCGCTGCTCGACTGGGGCTTGCGGCTCGTGGTGCTGCTGGCGGCGCCGTGCGCCGTGGCGCTGCTGCTGTTCGCCAAGCCGCTGGTGGCCGTGCTGTTCCACAACGGCGCCTACACCGGCGAAGACGTGGGCCGCACCACCGTGGCGCTCATGGGCTACGGCGTGGGGCTGGTCGGCCTCGTTGCGGTGAAGGTGCTCGCGCCCGGCTACTACGCCAAGCACGACACGCGCACGCCCATGCTGATCGCCGTGTGTGTGCTGGTGCTCACGCAGGTGCTCAACTTCTTCCTGGTGCCGCTGCTGCAGCACGCGGCGCTCACGCTGACCATCGGCATCGGTGCATTGGTCAACGCGCTGTGGCTGCTGATCGGCCTGGTCCGCCGCGGCAGCTACACCCCCGAGCCCGGCTGGGGAAAGTTCGCGCTGCAGGTGCTGCTGGGCACCGTGGTGCTGGCGGTTTTGCTGGCCTGGGGCGCGCACTATTTCGACTGGGTCGGCCTGCGCGCGCAACGCCTGCACCGCATCGGCCTCTTGGCCGCGCTCATCGCCGGCGCCGCGCTGCTCTATTTCGCCGTGCTCACGGCCACGGGCGTGCGCCTTCGCAGTTTCATGCGCCGTTAA
- a CDS encoding SirB1 family protein → MTFSYQVPTALEYFESLVGSDDHFPLLEAAASIAQDEYPELDVQQVLGDVDQLLARLKRRLPADAAPLARLRALNQFFFSDLNFGGNVNDYYDPDNSYLNAVLRTRRGIPISLAVLWMELAQGLGLQTRGISFPGHFMVKVTLPKGQVVIDPFTGKSLSREELGERLEPYKRGNGLVGEFDVPLGLYLQPASPREIIARMLRNLKEVHHAQEDWPRYIAVQNRLIALLPSAWGEHRDRGVAHAEQGHAALAVFDLETYLANAEDALDIDAIAERVALLRRLAN, encoded by the coding sequence ATGACGTTCAGCTACCAGGTTCCCACGGCACTGGAATATTTCGAGTCGCTGGTCGGCAGCGATGACCACTTTCCGCTGCTCGAAGCGGCCGCCAGCATCGCGCAGGACGAATACCCCGAACTCGACGTGCAGCAGGTGCTGGGCGACGTCGACCAGCTGCTCGCGCGCCTCAAGCGCCGCCTGCCGGCCGACGCCGCGCCGCTGGCCCGGCTGCGCGCGCTGAACCAGTTCTTCTTCAGCGACCTGAATTTCGGCGGCAACGTCAACGACTACTACGACCCCGACAACAGCTACCTGAACGCCGTGTTGCGCACCCGCCGCGGCATTCCGATCTCGCTGGCCGTGCTGTGGATGGAGCTGGCGCAGGGCCTCGGGCTGCAGACGCGCGGCATCAGCTTTCCGGGGCACTTCATGGTCAAGGTCACGCTGCCCAAGGGGCAGGTCGTGATCGATCCGTTCACCGGCAAGTCGCTCTCGCGCGAAGAGCTGGGCGAACGGCTCGAACCTTACAAGCGCGGCAACGGGCTGGTCGGCGAGTTCGACGTGCCGCTGGGCCTGTACCTGCAGCCCGCGAGCCCGCGCGAGATCATTGCGCGCATGCTGCGCAACCTGAAGGAAGTGCACCACGCGCAGGAAGACTGGCCGCGCTACATCGCGGTGCAGAACCGCCTCATTGCGCTCTTGCCCAGCGCCTGGGGCGAGCACCGCGACCGCGGCGTGGCGCATGCCGAGCAGGGCCATGCGGCGCTGGCCGTGTTCGACCTCGAGACCTACCTCGCCAACGCCGAAGACGCGCTCGACATCGACGCGATCGCCGAGCGCGTGGCGCTGCTGCGGCGCCTGGCCAACTAG